ACACTAAATGAACGAGCACGTTCTTAAGAACGCGCGCTTTTTATGGCAAAAACGCACGCTTTTGACGCGCGTTTGGCTGTCGAACGCACGCTTTTGAAGCGCGCGTTATAGCGCTGTCGAACGCTGGCGTCAAAAGCGCGCTTTTGACGTGTCAATATGCAATCGAAGCCTGGCCAGCGTTTAGAACACTGCGCTTGCTATAGTGTCAGAAGCGAGCGCACAGCATTTGAGCGGTTGAGCTGTCGAGAGCGACGACTTGACGAGCGCAGAGTCAATTGTGAGACATCGGAGCGCACTGGCCGAGGCGTTATTATGAACTACTATGGCTAATAGCAATACATTTAGTGTGCAAGAGTTGAGCTTGGCTCACAGAATTTTTTATTAGAGTGTTGATTTCGTTCAAAGATAATGCAATGTGCTTAAAATATAGTGCAAAATATAGTTCTCTGTGCTCAAAACTTACAATTACTCGCTCAGgaatgaggcacatatataacGCCATACAATTCACGTTTCATTGGATGCTGCACTTAGAAAGTAGGACTAATTAATGATTTAGTTACTTCATCAATCACAACATGCCCAATTAATGTGCTACATCTAATTGCATGTTTAAGTGTTTTGGATTCTGAATCACTTATTTAGTATGCTAATTCATTAGTAATTTAGTAGCTTCATCAGTCACAACATACTCAATTTATTTGCTACATCTAATGGATCTATTTAGAGTTCAGCATATTTTCCCGCCAATTTCTTATGGAAATTGTAAAACgagactgtgagggatagacttactatAGATTTTAAGGGCTTTCTCCTGACAAAACTTAAAAAACcatctttcaataaaaaaataaatcagtcaagaaaaaaaaaaaaaacacaagctgtaaatatttatgtgatgtacagggttgggagggttgcttttttaatgtattacactacagattacagaatacatgccgtAACATGTAATTTTTAACATATCCCGTTAGAttaggtcagtaacgtattctaaatactttggattacttcttcagcactggtagattttttcgtTTTGactataatacaaaaattattatcaagaatcagatttttaccctaatatcaaaggtcttactagaaaaaagaaataatgatctaacgtgaattttcttgataaaaaaaaaatatgaccgTGCCTGGTaacacatgtaaatgtaaaatggctagaaatagcattttagcttagtgttaaggtttatttatctgtctgctcatatgaatgtaacacaccaTAAAGTTTTTCAGTGCTTTTGCAAAAGcattttggatcacataatttaaatgtataaatgttttccatctgaaaagactaaatatcaaattaaataaatgacaatgaaatgcaacataatcacttcagtaatcaaaatactttttgaatgtaactgtattctaattaccaatgatgtaaattgtaactttagtgtaatacagttacttatattttgtattttaaatacataatcctgttacatgtatttcgttactccccaaccctggtgatgtaagagctttatacagctttgtCACAGTGCATTTGCGCATGCCATTGAAgagtctattcctcacagcccCATTTTCATCTTGTCAAAAATAACAATTGGTGCTACTCTGAAAAAGGTATTTTGCATGTATAAGTGCCATTCATGTTGTTAATTCATTGGTATTGGTCTATTGCCCAGTTAGCCAGACCCATAAGAATTTAGTTCACTTTCTCTCCATCATTGACTGCAGAAGGTTAATGTGTGTTAACGGAGAGTCTGTAGGAGTGACTGAAAAATGTTTTTCCATACTGTCTTCACATGACCTCTCCTAAAGTGGACAGTGCAACGGGCCTACCAGTTCATGCAAGTGCAGTGAATCGGGGTCAATTAATTTGTGATGGTATAGGCTTATACTGTTGTCATTGATAATGTAACATGGATGAAGCCCCTGGTCTTCCTGAAAATAGTATGTTTCCCTTCTCTTCCTCATAATATATTATCTGAAAGTAGTAGCCAATATTGTTCTGTTTGATCAACTATGGAATTCCActgtcaaatgtttttgtgtaattATGTAAATCTATAAATGATGtgttagtgtttttatttttgcacagaaaatgTACATGATATCAAATTGTTTTTTGAATTGTTATATTGTTAGTCAATTCATAAGAGAAAGGTTGAGAAATACTAAAGAAGTGGGGGCTAAGGTAAAggaggtggaatgaggtcccaggtcactaaagacccgaggaCTGCATTTAAGGGTAAGATAAATATTCATAtcaaatgtttacattaaaatgatCTGTCAGTGTGATCTGCCATGTGAGTAAGCAATTGGTGAACTTGGATGCCTGAGAGCTTTTTGCATCtcagaaatcaatattattaGATCAATGGCTCTCTGTTGAAGTGCTTTTCCCACAGCACAATCTGGGTCACACATACACAGGGACACAAAAGAACTGCAAAAGGGCCACACAGACCTCAACACATTAAGCTCTGCCGCTCCAGAGAAGATTTAAAATAGCATTTGAAGAGCATACAAAAGGAGAGATTGCAAAATGACCAACTTCACTGATGAAGACCTGGACCACTATTTACAAAATCAGGTGACCTACTTCTGTTGTCATGGATTCTATTAAGTACTGTGATCAAAAACTGAGCaaagtattacattttattaatatgacTATATTTGCAGTCAGTTTTCTCTGATAGCTAAATGATAAAGTACGTATTTATGCTGTAATGTTCTGTTGGTTTGTTAACAAACGCTTTGTTGCGGGCCTTTTATTCAGTGTGTTTGATAATAATTTTGTTCAGCTGTATTATTGTCAGGTGGATCTCAGGCATCGTCTGGTTTCAAAGTCTGTGGAAGAAGTGCAGAAAATCATAAAAGCTCTTACAGCTGAGGTCAGCTCAAAGGATGCTCGCTTCCAGTCCATTGCAAACTCTGGTGTTCACAATACAAGCCTCAAAGTAAATAAGAAATACTTCTATTGACTATCAGACAAATAATTACTATTAATTCATTATGGATGCTTTTGTGTATCATCATAATTCCTGTGGTTCTATTTAGGATCAGCCAGCTTTAGCGTCAAAATGGGCCGCATTACTCAGGGGAAAAAGTGCATTCAACCCAGCCATCCAAGTAAGAAAAGtgaatataaacagcaaagccaTACGCTGTAGAATTAATTTAACAGAACATtatagtttaaaatgtgttttgtgcatggtaacatctaaattatcagcttttatttaagtcaaaaatattattcaatACAACTAAATCATCCTGACTACTATAGGTTTCACCAATGAAAGTAGTTTGCAACAGTCAGGTTAGGTAAAATAgatccttaaagggacagttgacccaaaaattttaattccctgataatttactcaccctcatattgttgcaaacctgtactactttctttcatctgtggaacactaaagaagATGATAGGCAGATTTGCAGCCTTAGTCACCATGCAATGAATGAGTAGTGACTGAAGCTCTCAGCCcttaacattctgctaaactacCTCTGTAACTATATAGTGCATTGTTCATTTGCAGTGTGTTAAATGTGTACAGTTTGCATTGGATTGTGGATTTCCTGTTACATTCGGattgtaaaatgtacttattccTCCAGGTGCTCACTCCCACTCTGTTCCTGATCTCAGTGCCTCTGCGGGGCTTGATGGGCTATAAGGGGAGGCGAACGCGACAGTGGCGGTACTACACGCTTAGCGGCTCTCGTCTCCTCTCACCTGTCCGTGAGCCAGAGAAGCTCCACCAGTGGCTGGAATTGGAGTGTTTTCTCAACTCAAATCAGGAGTGGCATGATACCCGCATGACCATAGAGGGTGATATTGTGCCAGCTAAGGTGGTGAATGTCTTCAAGGAGCATCTGGAGACATCCATAAAGACCTGTGGACTAACAAGTCAGAGTATTCATAGTGTCCCCTTGTTTACTCACACAGTAAAATAGAGAGCACAttggagtgtgtgagagagagaaagcaagaatcgatttgttatttatattatttctaATTCTATCCTGTCAGGGTTCGCACAGTCATTGAAACCTTAGAAATATCTGGGAATTTTTCAATTGTGTTTTCCAAGCCTGGAAAAGTTAtggaacttaaagggatagttcacccaaaacctcttttcatttattcactctaatgccatcccatatgtgtatgacattctttcttctgctgatcacaaaaaaaaaaaaaaaagatttttagaattttgtaagtcctcacaatgcaagtgaatgggtaccaaaatgtttaagctccaaaatgacataaagacagtataaaagtaatccataagactccagtggttaaatccatatcttcagaaatgatatgataggtgtgggtgagaaacagatcaatatttaatattttactatcaatctccactttcactttaacattcttcttcttttttattttttatttgcattctttgtgcatattgccacctactgggcagggaggagaatttatggtaaaaacagacttgaatattaatctgtttctcacccacacttatcatatatcttctgaatatatatatatatatatatatatatatatatatatatatatatatatatatatatatatatatatatatatatatatattgtttttatttttatttttttattcaacaacTAGAGTCTtctgcattacttttatgctgcatttatgtgcattttggagcttacaaattttggtacccattcccTTCCACTgtgtggacctaaagagctgaaatatttttcaaaaaatctttgtttgtgttcagagttgaagaaagtaaatcatacacatctgggatggcatgagggtgtgtaaatgatgagaaacctttcatttttaggtgaactatccctttcataaAATCTTAAAAGTCATAACTTTTTTATATTGAATATACATTTTCCTAGTTTTGTTctgctaaaatatttaatcggcTTGATATTGCACTTATATAGAGATTGTGTTGATGAACACTTATCTAAACACATATACTCACATAGCCTAATAAGATATTCATACATGCATACGGGACATGGCCAAAtgggacatgttcctggatcATAGTCCTTTGTGGTCCTGGAATAACTTTCATATCAAAAACATCATAGGTCAAACCCTATTCTTAACTCTAACCCACCCCTAAAATCTGGTTGATAGGAATGTTGATCTAGGGACATATTCTTTATGGGTGCACTATTCATAAATTATAACAGCATAGACTGATTCATGCAACAGCATTATAACATTAAGTAAATTATCCTCATTAAAGTTGTTCCTTGTCTCTTAAAACTCTTTTCACCTTTCTGTGTCAGATAAGGTGAGTGTGCTGGAGTCTGTCGGGTCAGTGGTGCGTGTTGCTGTGGAAACATCAGAGGCACAGATTGAGGTGGATCTGGTTCCTACAGTGGAGCTAATGAACTGCTGGCCAAAGAGAGCTCGGTGGCCCCGCCTTTTTCGGAGATGGCCCTCTACAGAGCGTGCTCGCTGCATTAAGGTCAGTGGGAATGCTGTGAATAATTAGCACAATCAAGTTCTTAATAATCATTGTTTTTCAGGGCTATAACAACttgtaataataaagaaaatgctTCTGTATTTTTGGTGGGGTCCATATTGTAAACTGggattttttcatttaaacagaATCAGAAAGTTTCAGGTTTGGGAAAATTTTCAAACAAAGAAAGGTTATGACATAAAAtatattctgcactatttcttggTCAGTGATCATATGTAAACAAATTGTTTGCATGTAAACTCATTTATACAAAAGGTTGGATTTCCTTGACTCCATAAAAACACACaatatgctctttggaacattattTCATTATTCTGGAATAACATGGATCAGCAGGTTTCGCACAAACTTGTGCACTCAAGGCATGCTctagtgcatgctgtcattaaagcaaaagcagATACCAAATACTGATAAATTCTGAAATTCGCATATATTCGAATGCTTATGCAATataaattttaattaaacaatgtgAATTACATTCGAAAAATAGCGTTTTCACTCCCATTGTGTCAGTCCAATTGTCTGTCATATTGTAAGTTTTGCTTAGAATTGGTggcttttttaaatttgtatgttTATTGCTTGCTCTCCTTGACTAACACAGCTGATAGCAGATACATATTTCCCTTAATTGTCTggctaaaaaatgtaatttgcaagGTGACAACAGTGGTGATTTTTGTGATCTAAGTAAGCTTTTATTCATGATTAACTACTGTATGTTGTACTAGGTAACAAAATATGCGCTGAGtaatgtttacataaaataaaataatacttaatCTAAATAAATTCCTTACAGTCTTTTGGATACAATCTAATGGCCACATCAAACTACCACTGGCTGCTGTCTTTCTCACGGGCGGAGCAGGTGCTGTTGAGTAATATAGATGAGGATGGCGGTTGCCGCAGGAAGTGTTACCGTGTGGTCAGACAGCTCAAGGAAGATGTCTGGTGTCCTGGAAGCAAACCTGTCATCACTGCCTACCACCTACAGGTACTAGACTAATCCCTCCCAACAGCCTTTTTGCTtctttttgtcactttttattttaacactCTGATagtttcattaaaggaatagatactttttacttttctctcttcctcacacaatgctatttaaTGACAAATAATATCTTGCAAGTTGATGCATTATAATGTTTGTGTTACATAACCAGCtaaatttacaagcttattcCCATGCAGTCAAGTTGTATGGTATAGCAAACGCAACACAAATGTCACAAGTCGACACAAGATCCGAAAGTGTCAAGCCCAAAATGTACAGTACACTGGTCATACACGTACAGGATGCATGATGCATATCTCGGCATCAGCAGATTTTTCTTACCGCGTCTTTGAACGTGGAGTTATTTGCACTTATTTTTGGGTCCACTAGGTGGCAACACTTACAGTACATtttgagccgttgctgtcacgaagaagcactagaagctgtaatttatattaaatatcagAAGATGATGTTGGTATAAACAACAGCAGTGCATGCACAAGTCAAGACCGTGTGTTTAAGGAGGTCTGGAGATATCTGCATTTTTATAACTCGAGTTcgaggaatataaagacatctttatgggtctaaactcctgaagagaaaatcCGGTGTCTCATTACAATTTTAGCATGCATGCACCAACCATCTGTGTATTCGCACACAGTTATATGTAGCATAATTTGATAGGTTCATGTTCGACTGTATGCAGACGCTGAGCGCTCACATCAAAATTGAAGTATACCCAGGGCTTTGTACAGTATAAGCACCACAAAAAGATCTGGTGGCTTCAGAAATTATGCTTTTCATCTCACACTCTTAGTAAGGTTTAGGGAAGGCAGGTAGgttatgttgatttaaaactagatagagcattaaccttaaaaacctaatctTTTTGGTAGAACATATAACTTGTTTAACGCCATAAGGTGGACATTTTACTTCAGAACTACCATGTAATGTCATTTTGAAAAATTTTCACACAGTgacataatgttcatgagatcaggctgtttatATGGCTGTTTTACTGTAACATTCCAACTGCATGCATAAAAGTCACATTTCAAATACAATATTATGCAATTCTAATTGTAACTGTATATATTTTCCCTCTGTGCTTTCATTGTCTCTCTAGACACTGCTGTTTTGGACCTGTGAGAAGTACGCCTGCACCAGGGACTGGAGAGACATCAGGGGATGTGTATTACGACTGGTGCAGAAGCTGTATAAGTGTGTTAGCCAGCACTATCTCCGCCATTACTTCATACGATCCCACAACCTTCTGAAATACAGCAATACAAATGAGTTAGATGACGTGGCAAAGAAGATCAGTAATTTCCTGGACAATCCAGGGACATACATTCATTAGAAGCATCCTCTGACTGTTAGATGGCATAGATCTGTGTTAGCTGTGCTCTGTTTGTATGACTGCATCATATTGATGATATGTTCATTATAGGCTGTGGTTGACTAAAGTAATATATGTCTTTTCTCCTTATTCCTCATTACTGAAATTTTCAGCAGAATCATGATGTCAGCTTTCTTAACAGCAGGCCTAATTCATGAATACAGGACATGAACTATGTTGAACTATAtagaattataataaattattctaTGTTGTAGTATACTTTTAAAGCTTCTTTTCTCATCACAAATGCACATTTGCTTAATAAAGGGAATGTAAAACATCAAGTCTATAGTGTGACATGAACActatacacacagtttttaaattgtattgattttttattgtattaaaataacatttataatggtGATTTGTTTCAAAATACATCCCATTTTCCAATTTCCTGTTTAATAATGGCCCTGAGACAAGCTTCCATGTGGCCCATAGGCATGAATTTCAGTGCCTTGACTGGATAGTAATTAGTGTGCATGTATATTTGGTATggcaacatacactcacctaaaggattattaggaacaccatactaatactgtgtttgaccccctttcgccttcagaactgccttaattctacgtggcattgattcaacaaggtgctgaaagcattctttagaaatgttggcccatattgataggatagcatcttgcagttgatggagatttgtgggatacacatccagggcacgaagctcccattccaccacatcccaaagatgctctattgggttgagatctggtgacagtgggggccattttagtacagtgaactcattgtcatgttcaagaaaccaatttgaaatgattcaagctttgtgacatggtgcattatcctgctggaagtagccatcagaggatgggtacatggtggccataaagggatggacatggtcagaaataatgctcaggtaggccgtggcatttaaacgatgcccaattggcactaaggggcctaaagtgtgccaagaaaacatcccccaaaccattacaccaccaccaccagcctgcacagtggtaacaaggcatgatggatccatgttctcattctgtttacgccaaattctgactctaccatctgaatgtctcaacagaaatcgagactcatcagaccaggcaacatttttccagtcttcaactgtccaattttggtgagctcttgcaaattgtagcctctttttcctatttgtagtggagatgagtggtacccggtggggtcttctgctgttgtagcccatccgcctcaaggttgtgcgtgttgtggcttcacaaatgctttgcggcatacctcggttgtaacaagtggttatttcagtcaaagttgctcttctatcagcttgaatcagtcggcccattctcctctgacctct
The Xyrauchen texanus isolate HMW12.3.18 chromosome 14, RBS_HiC_50CHRs, whole genome shotgun sequence genome window above contains:
- the mab21l3 gene encoding protein mab-21-like 3 — translated: MTNFTDEDLDHYLQNQVDLRHRLVSKSVEEVQKIIKALTAEVSSKDARFQSIANSGVHNTSLKDQPALASKWAALLRGKSAFNPAIQVLTPTLFLISVPLRGLMGYKGRRTRQWRYYTLSGSRLLSPVREPEKLHQWLELECFLNSNQEWHDTRMTIEGDIVPAKVVNVFKEHLETSIKTCGLTNKVSVLESVGSVVRVAVETSEAQIEVDLVPTVELMNCWPKRARWPRLFRRWPSTERARCIKSFGYNLMATSNYHWLLSFSRAEQVLLSNIDEDGGCRRKCYRVVRQLKEDVWCPGSKPVITAYHLQTLLFWTCEKYACTRDWRDIRGCVLRLVQKLYKCVSQHYLRHYFIRSHNLLKYSNTNELDDVAKKISNFLDNPGTYIH